DNA sequence from the Flavobacterium lipolyticum genome:
TTGAAATAATTCAAAAAGAGGGATTGGATTATCGTATAAAATTGAGGCGTGAAGTGAGAATGATAGTAGTGCTTTTTCAATATAATGTTCGGACAAAATAAATTGCAAAAGGCTTGTAGACGATACTGCAGTGTAGTGCTGAATCTGATTAATAAGAATAAAGTTACAATAACAAAACAGATTTAAATTACGTATAAATACCTGTTTTGTAGTAGTTTATCTAATTTTTAAAAACTATTAAAGAGTTCAATAATCTGAAAGGACTCCAATTAGAAAGAGATTTTGTTATGGAAGAGACTCTTTTTGGTGAAGGAATAAAGATAAAGAGCAGTAATTTCCGGACTAAAAGTATAAGTGCAACTAAGAATTCTAAGGCTTGTGGGAATTGTGCTAAACGACTAAAAAATGTTTAAATAACCCGTTGGGTTAAGTTTAATAAAAAAAATGATTAATCACATAGAAACATAGCTTTTAATCTAAAAGAAAATACATTCCTTCCACCTCATATTAGATGTGTTTAAATGAGGTGAAATGGATGTTAAACCTATGTTCCTACGTATTAAAATGAATTATACTCAGAAAGTTTAAAATAGTAATAATTTTAAGTTTTAGTTTTTAGTTTCCCTTCAATAAATTAATGCTTACTGTAGCGATATCGGCATCCGGGAATCGTTTAAAAATCGATTGGTCCGGAAATAATCCGGCTTCTGCTGCGACTTTATTAAAAACGTCAATTTCTACAATATACTGGTCCGAGAAACCGTGAGTAGCATCATAAGCCGTTGCGGGAGTTTTTCCGATATTAACGGCTGCAAGTTTCGGATTGATGGTATGCAATTCAATCAACAGCAAGCCAAATTTACGCACATAAGGAGACCACTTTTGTAAATGTTCCAACAGATTATCTTCGACCAGATTGTTGCTGATTCTTTTTCCTCTGTAAGTAAATGCACCGGTAGACGTACTGATTCTATCTTTGTTGATGTGTTGGGGATCTGTCCAAATTCGGTTGTGATCTAAAAAAGTCCTTACGTTAAGCAGGTCTTTAAGATCTATATTGTAGTTTTCTTTCAGATCTTCCGAAAGCAGTTGAGGGTTTCCAATATCGCCCCAGATCACCTTCGCCCAGATGTCCGCTTTGATAAGGTTAGCTCTGGTTACTTTTAAAGCTGCCTGATTATAGTCGGCACCAACCAAAAATAAAGGGTAGTCGTCAAGCATTTTTCCACGTAAAGTCTGCCTATCGATAACTTCAAAAATATGCTGTAAAAAAGCACCATTACCGCAACCCATGTCAAGTATTCCTTTAGGTTGCTGTTCGATTGGTAAATTAAACAGGGTGACAATAATTTCATCTACCACTTTAAAATAAGTATCGTGAGCACCACCGCTTCCCCATACATTCATTTCGCGATCTACGTGAATTTCATTTTCACCATCGGCTATCATTCTTAAAACTGAAGGATCACCAAAAATCAATTCTTCGATTTTGGCAAAGGTGGGTAAATAAGAAACTGTAACACCGTAAGCACTGGCTCTTTTGGCATAGAACAAACCGGTTTCGGTAAACTGATAATTGCCATTTTTTTCTAAGAACCATCCAAGATGTACAAAAAAGTCCAGTATTTTTTTAAAGTTTTCCGGAGATTTATGAAACTCTTCGGGTTGGAAAGAAGTCTCCATAAAGTATTTGTGAAACATTCCTTTCATGGCCAGACGTACAATGGTGGGACCAATCAAATGTCCTTCGACGTGTTTTAAAACCTGTTCCTGAAGACTACTTTTCAAAGGATCATCAGAAGGTTCGATTCCATATCCTTTTTTGTATTTTTCAAAAATAAGATTGAGTTTTTCAAAAGGAACATCGTCAAAAAGTCGTGGATGAAACTGTCCGGAGAATTGGAGTAAATCAACAACATCCTGATAGAGAGGAAACAGCGAAAAGGCAATTTCTGTTTTTTCGTTTGTGATGATGGTTATTTCCTGTTTTCGATTATCTACTTCATATTCTAGAAAGCCCTGAGAGGCCAGAATTCTCAAACCCACATTCAGATAGCCTTCATTTGCTTTAAAAGCACTAGCTAGCTGCGATAGTTGTACTTGCTTTTGCTTTAGAATATACTCTAAAACTTTGTGGTTTTGTAGTGCAATTGCAACCGGAGCAACAGCCAGGCCGTCAAGGTGTCTGAAAATAGAACTACGAAGTTGAGATTTATCGGTCATAGAAAAGGGTTGAAGGTTAGTTAAAAATAGTGATTTTTTAATTTACGACCGTTGCTTTTTTAGGGGCTATTTTAAAATTCTTTTTATAGCTATTTTTCGCAAATAACTATTGGGAACCTCAAAGCAAGTGAAACGTCTTTATTAGAGCAAAAAACTGTTTTTCTATATGTTAAATTAAGTGATTGACAAGAAGTAGAAGTAATCAGCTAACCGCCATTTTATTATACTTATTGCGATATTCCAACGGATTTAATCCTGTTACTTTTTTAAAAATGGTTCGAAATGCTTTTGTATCGGTATAGCCTACATCATACATTACCTCATTGATATTTTTACGGCTGGTCTCGAAACTTTTTTTGGCGTACTCAATTTTCACCCGATTGATGTATTCTAAAACTGAATTGTTGGTTGCGGTTTTAAACCGTCTCTCAAAACTTCTTCTTCCCAGCAATACCATTTCAGCCAATTCATCAATGGTGATTTTTTCCTGTATATTATCTTCAATAAAATTCTGAACCTGTTTAATAGCCTCGTCGTTATGATTCTTTTGCCCCTGAAACATAGCAAAAGAAGCCTGACTGTCTCGGTCGATATCGATGGCAAAGTATTTGGAGGCAAGTATTGCAGTCTCTCTGTCGGTATATTTTTCGACCAGGTGAAGCAATAAGTTCCAGTAAGAATGTCCACCTCCGCTGGAATAAAGACGGTGTTCTTCGGTAATAATGCTTCCGTCTATGACTTCTACTTCAGGAAACATTTCTCTAAACTCATTTTGAAATCCCCAATGGGTAGAACATTTTTTGCCGTTTAGCAGACCAGTGGAAGCTAACAAAAACGCTCCAACACATAATGATGCGATCTCGGCGCCCTTATGATATTGTTCGCTGATCCAGGGTAATAGTCCTTGATTTTGGGCAATTGCAGCTTTCATGTCTCCAAATAAGGCAGGAATGACAATTAAATCAGTGGCAGTAATATCTTTTGTGAGCTGAGACGTATTAACGGAATACAATCCGTTATTAAGTTTTACTTCTTTTTCTAAACCTACTAATTGTACATCAAACAATAATTTTTTACCGGAGGCGGTCATAAATTGATTTACAGCCGAAAATAAGTATTGCGGATCTGCAATTGCCTGCAGAACCGAACTTTCAGGAACAAGAATGCTTACTTTTTTTATCATGGTTTTTTAAGGGTTAGATCAAATTAGGTAAACGATTTACAATTGACTGACTGTTTGTGAGCCCTTGATTTTACTTGGTTGACTGTTGAATGCAACACTTTATCGGGATCATAGCGATACAACAATTGATTTCAATGCAATTTCAAAGATAAAGATAGTTTGTCGTAAATGCCCTTTTTGTTGTCGTTTTTGTGTAGGTGGATTCTGTGATTTCTACTCCATCTTTGTACTATCAATTAACAATTAAAAAATCACACAAAATGGCAACAAAAATTTTCATCAATCTGCCGGTAGCAGATTTACAAAAAGCAATGTCTTTTTACACAGCAATCGGATTTACAAACAATCCACAATTTACAGATGCTACAGCAGCCTGTATGGTTCTAACCGAAGAAATTTATGTGATGTTGTTGACTCACAATAAATTCAGTGAGTTTATCAATAAAGAAATCGGTAATGCTTTCGAGAAAGCTTCGGTAATTAATTCCTTGTCAGTAGAAAGTGTAGACGAAGTGAACGAAATGATCAATAATGCCTTAAAAGCAGGAGGTAAAGAAACTGCAGAGCCGAAAGACTATGGTTTTATGCAGCAACGCAGTTTTGAAGATTTAGACGGACACCTTTGGGAAGTGCTGTATATGGATCTGGCGAAAATCCCACAACAATAACCCTATTCAAATGGCACAGCTTAATTCTTATTTAACATTTAACGGTAATTGCAGAGACGCGATGTTGTTCTACAAAGCATGTCTTGGTGGTGAACTCGAACTGCAAACCATAGCCGATTCACCAATAGGGGAAGAGCTGCCGGAGAAAATGAAAAGATGTATTTTGCACGCCACTCTTAAAAGCGATACTCTTACCATTATGGGATCGGATATGGCTCCCGAAAACCTGACAAAAGGAAATGCCTTCTCGATGATGCTCACGTTTGACAGTGAAGAAGAAACACGAAAGGTTTATGCTGACCTATCGAAAGATGGTCAGGCTACGCATCCGTTAGAAAGGACTTTTTATGGAGCTTTGTTCGGGAATCTTACGGATAAGTTCGGACATCAATGGATGCTCTGTTACTCGTACCAGGAAAAAAAATCTTTATCTGTTGGGTGTAATTAATTTTTGATGATTATACCCAATCGGATAAAACTCTAAATGACTATTAACGGAACTAACAATAACAATAACTATCAACCAACAACCCATAACCCATAATTCATAATTCATAACTCATAACCCATAACTCATAACCGATAACCTCTAAAATCATGAAAAAAGATAAAATCATATTCTGGACGACAACGATCATCATTTTTATTATGGAAGGAATCATTCCGGCCTTAACCTCACAAACGGAACTGGCTAAACAAGGGATCAGTCACATGCAATATCCGGTCTATTTCTGTAATGCATTGGTGGTTTTTAAAGTAATCGGAGCACTAACAGTAATCATTCCGCAAGCACCAAAATTTGCAAAAGAATGGGCGTATACCGGTTTTGGCTTTGTATTTATATTTGCAAGTATCAGTCATTTCGCAGTTGACGGATTTGGTTTTCAGGCGATATTGCCTTTGATATTCCTGGGTATATTGGTAATTTCCTATAAATTATATCACAAACTAAATGAATACGATTATGCACTTTCAGAAAAATATCAGCTGCAATAAAAAGAAAACTGCAAAATATCGATATAAAATGAGACGCCTAAGCTAAAAGGTCGTCTCATTTTTTTTTCTTTACTATCAAACCCGGAAAGGTTTTAAAAAACTGTCCGGTATATTAAATGTAACGTTTAGATACTACATCTTTTTTTCCAGCGAGCCGTAATCCTGCATTTTTGAACATAATATGGATTTCTGATTTCTTTTATTTCACTCATATCTTATTTTGAAGCACATGAAATAAAAGTGCTAAAACTATTTTTTTAAGAAAGTATAAAACTACATGTACTTTAGAGCATCACTTTAGAAAAAATCCTACACAGAAGCGCAAGAGTGATTACTAGTTAACTATTTTATTATAAGTTATTTATCGGTAACAGGTCAATTTATTTAACATTTTTTATATAAAAAAAAGAGTTAAAATTTTGGCTTTCGTTATTTTAACTTACTTTTGTTCTATCAAATTGGTAGAGTATAAAATTAACAGACTAGTGAAGACTAAAAAGTAGAATATTCACGACTGTTTTTTAACCAGTGAGAATTAATAGGAGATAAGTTCTCTTTAAAAGTAGCCGGACAGTAAAGTAATTTTTAATCAAACGTTATAATTCCACTAAGATGAAGCCCTTTTTTTTGAGGTTGAAATCTTACACAAATACATTAAAAAAATAGTAATCCAAAATAATAAAAAATGAAGAAACGAATGCATAGCTGTTAAAAAAAGAACCATTTCTGCGGGAACAGAAATGGCGAAGCTTAAAGAAATTGTACATCTCTATAAGGAAAGCACGAGCGGAATAAATCCGACTTCAGGGCACCTTATGTATTAAACTAAAACAAAGTAATGAAAAAAAAATTAAACAGATATATAGGATTATGTATTTTGTTAATTTCCGCAGGTATTAAAGCACAGGAAGTTAAACCCTTAATCCAGTCGAAACTCGAAGGAACTGTAATCGATGCTGTTACAAAGGAGCCCGTTATTGGAGCTTCGATAAACATTAAAGGAACTACTCACGGGGTTGTAACGGATATGGACGGTAAATTTTACTTTCAAACCGGGCAAAAACTTCCTTATACGTTAATTGTAAGTTATTTGGGTTACAAAAAAGCGGAAGTTACAGCCAATGAAAATTCAGTTGTGGTTACGCTTACTCAGGAACAGAATGCACTGTCAGAAGTAGTGGTTACGGCACTTGGTATTACAAAAGAAAAGAAGTCTCTGGGATATACTACACAGGCCGTTAAGGGCAAGGAATTGTCAGACACAAAAGAAACCAATTTTCTGAACAGCCTTAGTGGTAAACTTGCCGGTGTTCGTATTACCAATTCGCAAGGTGATATGGGATCTTCGCGTATCATCATTCGTGGGGAAACGTCTATTTCCGGAAATAATCAGCCGCTTTTTGTGGTCGATGGAGTTCCTGTAGACAACTCACAACTAGGAAGTACGGGAGGGACCACTCGTGATTTTAAAAATGCTATTGCCGATTTAAATCCACAGGATATTGAATCCCTAAGTGTATTAAAAGGTCCTAATGCTGCTGCTCTTTACGGATCACGTGCTGCACATGGAGTAGTGCTTATCACAACAAAATCCGGAAAAAGTCAAAAAGGGTTAGGAATAAGTGTTAATTCCGGAATCACAATTTCTCAGGTGGCTACTTTGCCTAAATTTCAAAATTCATACGGACAAGGATCAAACGGAAAGTTCAGTTACGTAGACGGTAAAGGCGGCGGAATCAATGATGGAGTTGATGAAAGCTGGGGGCCAAAATTAGACGGTCGTCTTATTCCTCAGTTCTATTCCAATGGTGTCGCGGTACCTTTTGTGGCACATCCTAATAATGTAAAAGACTTTTTTAACACTGGTGTTACCTACGATAATAGCGTATCTATAGCTAAATCGGATGAAAAATCAGATTTTCGTTTAGGAATAAACAATCAAAAACAATTGGGTACAGTACCTAACAGTGAAGTAAATAAAACAAACTTTACGGTTAATACAAATTACCAAATTTCTAAAAACATAAAAGTAGGGGTAACGGCTAACTATATTGTGACTGATGCACCCGCACTTCCGGGTGGTCCGCAAGGTAACCGTGCCGCTGGTGTGATGCTACAGTTCCTTTGGTTCGGACGCCAGGTAGATATCGATCAGCTTCAGAACAACAGAGAGGTGAACTGGAATAACAGCTATTACAGCAATCCCTATTGGAACGCCTATTACAACACCACTAGCCAACAGCGTAACCGTATAATAGGAGATATTCATTTGGATGCGAAAATTATCGAGGGACTTAATTTTAAATTCCGTACCGGAGTTGATTATTATAACGATCGCAGAAAGTACACCATTAAATATGGTACAAACGGAACTCCATTTGGATCCTATGCAGAAGATGCTTACACGGTAAACGAAAGAAATACAGAAGGAATTTTTACGTATACCAAAAAACTAACCGAAGACTTTAGTGTGGATGCTCTTGCCGGATTCAATATTCGTAACCACAGTG
Encoded proteins:
- a CDS encoding SusC/RagA family TonB-linked outer membrane protein, with the translated sequence MKKKLNRYIGLCILLISAGIKAQEVKPLIQSKLEGTVIDAVTKEPVIGASINIKGTTHGVVTDMDGKFYFQTGQKLPYTLIVSYLGYKKAEVTANENSVVVTLTQEQNALSEVVVTALGITKEKKSLGYTTQAVKGKELSDTKETNFLNSLSGKLAGVRITNSQGDMGSSRIIIRGETSISGNNQPLFVVDGVPVDNSQLGSTGGTTRDFKNAIADLNPQDIESLSVLKGPNAAALYGSRAAHGVVLITTKSGKSQKGLGISVNSGITISQVATLPKFQNSYGQGSNGKFSYVDGKGGGINDGVDESWGPKLDGRLIPQFYSNGVAVPFVAHPNNVKDFFNTGVTYDNSVSIAKSDEKSDFRLGINNQKQLGTVPNSEVNKTNFTVNTNYQISKNIKVGVTANYIVTDAPALPGGPQGNRAAGVMLQFLWFGRQVDIDQLQNNREVNWNNSYYSNPYWNAYYNTTSQQRNRIIGDIHLDAKIIEGLNFKFRTGVDYYNDRRKYTIKYGTNGTPFGSYAEDAYTVNERNTEGIFTYTKKLTEDFSVDALAGFNIRNHSDANNYQKAPRLAVPDLYTLTNSRDPLTSSNSLSRLRVYSAYASAQFGYKNYAYLNVTARNDWSSTLPSSNRSYFYPSFNGSFVVSDAFNLKSNTLDFLKLRGGWSEVGNDADPYQLSTVYDFQTAFDGNPIQTSAKKKLNENLKPETTRSTELGIESSFWKNRLHLDVAYYNTNSFDQILEIKTTASSGYNSQLINAGKINNRGIEVQLDGTPIQTENFKWNVGVNYSKNISDVKILDYDKQIQNYTIGSSGGVDVLASVGQAYGALYGTAYQRDANGNIVVGANGLPKADPQKRVLGHYTPDFLAGVTNTLSYKNLEFSFLIDASVGGDIFSGTNRTGTYTGVLAETLAGRDAANGGLNYYYPGNSTANPKTLVTSGGAPNGVTVYDDGVLFNGVYADGTPNTQVISAQEFHKASYNISEAYIYSSTFVKLREIKLGYNFNKKFARRLGLEGASITAVGRNLLFIYKDAPNIDPETAFNTGNAQGLESLSLPTTRNFSLNVNLKF
- a CDS encoding VOC family protein produces the protein MATKIFINLPVADLQKAMSFYTAIGFTNNPQFTDATAACMVLTEEIYVMLLTHNKFSEFINKEIGNAFEKASVINSLSVESVDEVNEMINNALKAGGKETAEPKDYGFMQQRSFEDLDGHLWEVLYMDLAKIPQQ
- a CDS encoding DoxX family protein, whose translation is MKKDKIIFWTTTIIIFIMEGIIPALTSQTELAKQGISHMQYPVYFCNALVVFKVIGALTVIIPQAPKFAKEWAYTGFGFVFIFASISHFAVDGFGFQAILPLIFLGILVISYKLYHKLNEYDYALSEKYQLQ
- a CDS encoding class I SAM-dependent methyltransferase, coding for MTDKSQLRSSIFRHLDGLAVAPVAIALQNHKVLEYILKQKQVQLSQLASAFKANEGYLNVGLRILASQGFLEYEVDNRKQEITIITNEKTEIAFSLFPLYQDVVDLLQFSGQFHPRLFDDVPFEKLNLIFEKYKKGYGIEPSDDPLKSSLQEQVLKHVEGHLIGPTIVRLAMKGMFHKYFMETSFQPEEFHKSPENFKKILDFFVHLGWFLEKNGNYQFTETGLFYAKRASAYGVTVSYLPTFAKIEELIFGDPSVLRMIADGENEIHVDREMNVWGSGGAHDTYFKVVDEIIVTLFNLPIEQQPKGILDMGCGNGAFLQHIFEVIDRQTLRGKMLDDYPLFLVGADYNQAALKVTRANLIKADIWAKVIWGDIGNPQLLSEDLKENYNIDLKDLLNVRTFLDHNRIWTDPQHINKDRISTSTGAFTYRGKRISNNLVEDNLLEHLQKWSPYVRKFGLLLIELHTINPKLAAVNIGKTPATAYDATHGFSDQYIVEIDVFNKVAAEAGLFPDQSIFKRFPDADIATVSINLLKGN
- a CDS encoding GlxA family transcriptional regulator, with protein sequence MIKKVSILVPESSVLQAIADPQYLFSAVNQFMTASGKKLLFDVQLVGLEKEVKLNNGLYSVNTSQLTKDITATDLIVIPALFGDMKAAIAQNQGLLPWISEQYHKGAEIASLCVGAFLLASTGLLNGKKCSTHWGFQNEFREMFPEVEVIDGSIITEEHRLYSSGGGHSYWNLLLHLVEKYTDRETAILASKYFAIDIDRDSQASFAMFQGQKNHNDEAIKQVQNFIEDNIQEKITIDELAEMVLLGRRSFERRFKTATNNSVLEYINRVKIEYAKKSFETSRKNINEVMYDVGYTDTKAFRTIFKKVTGLNPLEYRNKYNKMAVS
- a CDS encoding VOC family protein; protein product: MAQLNSYLTFNGNCRDAMLFYKACLGGELELQTIADSPIGEELPEKMKRCILHATLKSDTLTIMGSDMAPENLTKGNAFSMMLTFDSEEETRKVYADLSKDGQATHPLERTFYGALFGNLTDKFGHQWMLCYSYQEKKSLSVGCN